In Falco naumanni isolate bFalNau1 chromosome 5, bFalNau1.pat, whole genome shotgun sequence, the following are encoded in one genomic region:
- the LOC121088737 gene encoding zinc finger CCCH-type antiviral protein 1-like: protein MSDPAVCCFLTKVLCAHGGRLTLPQLRQHIDLSAQELERTLSAAGPHRFLMPQDGGGGGGVLAVSAVRLCVRKECAGCDRLHLCKLHLMGRCNLGPRSCKYSHDIVSAENRKVLKTHELSGLEENELRVLLLQNDPFLLPDVCQFYNRKDGVCNQQNYCNKLHICRHFLQGECRFLLCKRSHNLLDTNALRVLKAGGIDADIASNIQTICDHKHVEFNEELKKGRSAHNHKPRDNLLKKTAVARSKELKIPSQTVDSTLHVPPLEGSNSNVVRPGQSQQQLPAGTGSKDKGKKDSSSVKASKDDKEEKHDDICVFYVWKYCKHKDKCKFVHYHLPYRWQVYDGIAWNDLSMMEEIEKAYCDPKILSIAAKNISFQAMTCCSSLLRRLSTPSSVTKPTFVLTTQWIWYWKNDQGQWIQYGEQGEGDSVNSPSSAVIENLYLADPDSTIYFQAGSHHYQLNFKDMIQTNVSFKTQRQVRRRPKFVSSEDVQKIKKGQRDSSIPNQVCPVHWDQSALPDLGYKAVDISNTTSEYNGIKQLFHQTMKNYTILKIQRIQNPSLWKVFQWQKEHMKRENGGKDVNERLLFHGTKVSFVKAICVHNFDWRICGSNGTSYGKGSYFARDASYSHAYCQSAVKTTNIMFVARVLVGDYVKGNATYVRPPAKSVDGLRFYDSCVDNELNPSIFVVFEKYQIYPEYVIEYKEEEKNCVLS, encoded by the exons ATGTCCGACCCGGCGGTGTGCTGCTTCCTCACCAAGGTGCTGTGCGCCCACGGCGGACGGCTGACGCTGCCGCAGCTCCGGCAGCACATCGACCTTTCGGCGCAGGAGCTGGAGCGGACGCTGTCGGCGGCGGGCCCCCACCGGTTCCTGATGCCGCAGgacggcggcgggggcgggggggtcctGGCCGTGTCGGCCGTGCGCCTCTGCGTCCGCAAGGAGTGCGCGGGCTGCGACCGGCTGCACCTCTGCAAGCTGCACCTCATGGGCAGGTGCAACCTGGGGCCCAG GTCTTGTAAGTACTCACACGACATCGTCAGTgctgagaacagaaaagttCTAAAGACCCATGAGTTATCTGGCCTTGAGGAGAATGAGCTGCGagtcctcctcctccaaaatgatcctttcctcctccctgat GTCTGCCAGTTTTACAACAGAAAGGATGGTGTCTGCAACCAGCAAAACTACTGCAACAAGCTTCATATTTGTCGACACTTTCTCCAAGGGGAATGTAGATTTTTGTTATGCAAGAGGTCCCATAACCTCTTAGATACCAATGCATTGAGAGTGTTGAAAGCTGGAGGCATTGATGCAGACATAGCTTCAAACATCCAGACTATATGTGATCACAAGCACGTGGAATTCAACGAGGAACTGAAGAAGGGGAGAAGTG cacACAACCACAAACCAAGAGataacttactgaaaaaaacagcagttgCAAGGAGTAAAGAACTGAAGATACCTTCACAAACAGTGGACTCCACACTGCATGTGCCACCTTTAGAAG GTTCCAATAGCAATGTGGTCAGACCTGGTCAGAGCCAACAGCAGTTGCCAGCAGGAACTGGAAGTAAAGACAAAG GTAAAAAAGACAGTTCCTCTGTTAAAGCTTCAAAGGATGACAAAGAAGAGAAGCATGATGACATATGTGTGTTCTATGTCTGGAAGTACTGCAAACATAAAG ATAAATGCAAATTTGTTCATTATCATTTGCCATATCGATGGCAGGTATATGATGGAATCGCCTGGAATGACCTTTCCATGATGGAGGAAATTGAAAAGGCCTATTGTGACCCAAAAATCCTCAG CATAGCAGCTAAGAACATTAGCTTCCAGGCAATGACTTGCTGCTCTTCTTTGCTTCGACGCCTGTCCACACCATCGTCAGTCACAAAACCCACATTTGTATTGACCACACAGTGGATTTGGTATTGGAAGAATGATCAAGGCCAGTGGATTCAATATGGAGAACA gggAGAAGGGGATAGTGTGAACTCGCCATCTTCTGCTGTGATTGAGAATTTGTATCTAGCAGATCCAGATTCCACCATATATTTCCAGGCTGGCTCACATCATTACCAGCTCAATTTTAAAG ACATGATCCAGACAAACGTCTCATTTAAAACTCAAAGACAGGTCCGCAGACGACCAAAGTTTGTGTCTTCTGAAGATGTGCAGAAGATAAAGAAAGG ccaGAGGGATTCTTCTATTCCAAATCAAGTCTGTCCTGTCCATTGGGATCAGTCTGCGCTGCCTGACTTGGGATACAAG GCAGTGGACATCAGTAATACAACCTCTGAATACAACGGAATAAAGCAGCTGTTTCATCAGACTATGAAAAACTACACTATCCTTAAAATACAGAGGATTCAGAATCCGTCCCTCTGGAAAGTGTTTCAGTG GCAAAAGGAGCACATGAAAAGAGAGAATGGAGGGAAGGATGTAAATGAAAGGCTCCTGTTCCATGGAACCAAGGTCTCCTTCGTGAAAGCCATCTGCGTTCACAATTTTGACTGGAGAATTTGTGGAAGCAATGGAACTAGCTATGGAAAGG GAAGTTACTTTGCTAGAGATGCTTCCTATTCCCATGCATACTGTCAGTCTGCGGTGAAAACAACCAACATCATGTTCGTGGCTCGTGTATTGGTTGGAGATTATGTTAAAGGCAATGCAACCTACGTTCGCCCCCCAGCAAAGTCTGTTGACGGACTTCGGTTTTATGATAGCTGTGTGGACAATGAGTTAAATCCCTccatttttgttgtctttgaaAAATACCAGATTTACCCAGAGTATGTAATAGAGTataaggaggaagaaaaaaattgtgttttatcTTAG